A genomic region of Streptomyces sp. R33 contains the following coding sequences:
- a CDS encoding lamin tail domain-containing protein: MSASLATRRVVATFLAAGALVGAAALPAAAADDHRRDHRAPHSSIVIGDVQYDSPGRNDRSARALNGEWVEVKNTGRHSVNLRGFTLTDRQGNRYRFNDFRLDGRSSVKVHTGRGRDTRHDVYQDRREQVWDERDSATLRDNRGNVVDSDSWNGRRQHRHG, encoded by the coding sequence ATGTCTGCTTCTCTCGCCACCCGCCGCGTAGTCGCCACATTCCTGGCAGCAGGCGCCCTGGTCGGCGCCGCCGCCCTCCCGGCTGCCGCCGCCGACGACCACAGGCGTGACCACCGGGCCCCGCATTCCTCGATCGTCATCGGCGACGTCCAGTACGACAGCCCCGGTCGCAACGACCGCTCCGCCCGTGCCCTGAACGGGGAATGGGTCGAGGTGAAGAACACCGGCCGCCACAGCGTCAACCTGCGCGGCTTCACCCTCACCGACCGGCAGGGCAACCGCTACCGCTTCAACGACTTCCGCCTGGACGGCCGCTCCAGCGTCAAGGTCCACACGGGCAGGGGCCGCGACACCCGCCACGACGTCTACCAGGACCGCCGTGAGCAGGTATGGGACGAGCGCGACAGCGCCACGCTCCGCGACAACCGCGGCAACGTCGTCGACAGCGACTCGTGGAACGGCCGCCGGCAGCACCGCCACGGCTGA
- a CDS encoding GNAT family N-acetyltransferase — protein sequence MAGMSITNTPKTASIDDASPIGRTLALAFDDDPMMRWFFPDGATREAGLGRYFSTLFTRQYGRHGVCERTEAAAAFWVPPGAQDKAVPDAETIRELEEILGDRAPLFREAVAAAAGNGPQEPHWYLAVVGADPAAQGQGHGAALLRSGLAKADAAGLPTYLESSKPSNLPLYEHFGFTVLGEFSLPGGGPTLWSMRREPRHAADA from the coding sequence ATGGCCGGTATGTCGATAACAAACACTCCCAAGACGGCATCGATCGACGACGCTTCACCGATCGGCCGCACCCTGGCCCTCGCCTTCGACGACGACCCGATGATGCGCTGGTTCTTCCCGGACGGCGCCACGCGCGAGGCGGGGCTGGGCCGCTACTTCAGCACGCTCTTCACCCGGCAGTACGGCCGGCACGGCGTATGCGAACGCACCGAGGCGGCGGCGGCCTTCTGGGTGCCGCCGGGCGCACAGGACAAGGCCGTTCCCGACGCGGAGACCATCCGGGAGCTCGAGGAGATCCTGGGCGACCGGGCTCCGCTGTTCCGCGAAGCCGTGGCGGCGGCCGCCGGGAACGGACCCCAGGAGCCGCACTGGTACCTGGCCGTGGTCGGCGCGGACCCGGCCGCGCAGGGTCAGGGGCACGGCGCCGCCCTCCTCCGCTCCGGCCTCGCCAAGGCGGACGCGGCAGGCCTGCCGACGTACCTGGAGTCCTCCAAGCCGTCCAACCTGCCCCTCTACGAGCACTTCGGCTTCACGGTGCTCGGCGAGTTCAGTCTCCCGGGCGGCGGGCCGACCCTGTGGTCGATGCGCCGCGAGCCGCGCCACGCAGCCGACGCCTGA
- a CDS encoding HAMP domain-containing sensor histidine kinase, translated as MPPFHRLWPARASLRRKIAALAAATACLVAVAVGVLVHLWTASDIRSRAERDAFNAVYSAMDTYRRTGTLAEGAELDPAGLPDALRHPADGNRHTAYDGYVNGNLGPSVWGAQRVGGPGSPVLAVRSNMNSDLYGLRRLDVSMAVASVVSLAAAVPLAVYGAGLLGRRLRRVSETAVRISAGDLDARTGPIKGGDEVADIAATVDHMADSLGRRLRAERQFTADVAHELRTPVGGLLVATDLLPPGETEDLLRSRVRDLRGLVEDLLEISRLDAGAEQPVRAEVPLGAVVREAVARTGLDAEVIVADAQGAGSAEPVETDPRRLERIVGNLVVNAHRHGATPAGVAVEVAVEGRTVVVRDHGPGFPADLLRDGPRRFHTGAAERGSGHGLGLTIALGQARVLGAELRLANAPDGGAVATLRLPPS; from the coding sequence GTGCCCCCGTTCCACCGGTTGTGGCCGGCCCGCGCGTCCCTGCGCCGGAAGATCGCCGCGCTGGCCGCGGCCACCGCCTGCCTGGTCGCGGTGGCGGTGGGCGTGCTGGTCCATCTGTGGACCGCGAGCGACATCCGCAGCCGGGCCGAACGGGATGCGTTCAACGCCGTCTACTCGGCCATGGACACCTACCGGCGTACCGGAACGCTGGCGGAGGGCGCCGAACTCGACCCCGCGGGCCTGCCCGACGCACTGCGCCACCCGGCCGACGGCAACCGGCACACGGCCTACGACGGATACGTCAACGGCAATCTGGGGCCGAGCGTCTGGGGCGCCCAGCGGGTCGGGGGCCCCGGCAGCCCGGTGCTGGCCGTCCGGTCCAACATGAACTCGGACCTCTACGGGCTGCGCCGGCTCGACGTGAGCATGGCGGTCGCCTCCGTGGTTTCGCTCGCGGCGGCCGTACCGCTGGCGGTCTACGGGGCCGGGTTGCTCGGCCGCCGGCTGCGGCGCGTCTCGGAGACGGCGGTCCGGATCTCCGCCGGGGACCTCGACGCCCGTACCGGGCCGATCAAGGGCGGCGACGAGGTCGCCGACATCGCCGCCACGGTCGACCACATGGCCGACAGCCTCGGCCGACGGCTGCGTGCCGAGCGCCAGTTCACCGCGGACGTGGCCCACGAGCTGCGCACCCCGGTCGGCGGCCTGCTGGTCGCCACCGACCTGCTGCCGCCCGGTGAGACCGAGGACCTGCTCCGGAGCCGGGTACGGGACCTGCGCGGGCTGGTCGAGGACCTGCTGGAGATCTCCCGGCTGGACGCGGGCGCGGAGCAGCCGGTCCGCGCCGAGGTGCCGCTCGGCGCGGTCGTCCGCGAAGCCGTGGCCCGGACCGGACTCGACGCGGAGGTCATCGTCGCCGATGCGCAGGGCGCAGGGTCCGCCGAGCCCGTGGAGACCGACCCGCGCCGCCTCGAACGGATCGTCGGCAACCTCGTCGTCAACGCCCACCGGCACGGCGCGACCCCGGCCGGAGTCGCCGTCGAGGTCGCCGTCGAGGGCCGTACGGTCGTCGTACGCGACCACGGCCCGGGCTTCCCCGCGGACCTGCTGCGCGACGGTCCGCGCCGCTTCCACACGGGTGCGGCGGAGCGCGGCTCCGGCCACGGACTGGGCCTGACCATCGCCCTGGGCCAGGCCCGGGTCCTCGGCGCCGAGCTGCGCCTGGCCAACGCCCCGGACGGCGGCGCCGTCGCCACCCTGCGCCTGCCCCCGTCCTGA
- a CDS encoding ABC transporter ATP-binding protein → MTAAPFDAPAPYPTTAGTAAATSDLSKVYGSGDTRVVALDRVSIAFREGEFTAIMGPSGCGKSTLMHCAAGLDSVSSGSVRIGTTELSTLNDRQLTELRRDRVGFIFQAFNLLPTLTALENITLPLTIAGRRPDLQWLDRVVSMVGLSQRLAHRPGQLSGGQQQRVAVARALVSRPAIIFGDEPTGNLDSRAGAEVLGFLRDSVRELGQTVVMVTHDPVAAGYADRVVFLSDGRLEDEMAHPTPDRVLDRMKAFDARSRTS, encoded by the coding sequence GTGACCGCCGCACCGTTCGACGCCCCCGCGCCGTATCCGACGACCGCCGGGACCGCGGCCGCCACCAGCGACCTTTCGAAGGTCTACGGCAGCGGCGACACCCGTGTCGTCGCCCTGGACCGGGTCAGCATCGCCTTCCGGGAGGGCGAGTTCACCGCGATCATGGGCCCGTCCGGCTGCGGTAAGTCCACCCTGATGCACTGCGCCGCCGGGCTCGACTCGGTCAGCTCCGGCTCCGTCCGCATCGGCACCACCGAACTGAGCACGCTGAACGACCGGCAGCTCACCGAGCTGCGCCGCGACCGCGTCGGCTTCATCTTCCAGGCGTTCAACCTGCTGCCGACGCTGACCGCGCTGGAGAACATCACGCTGCCGCTGACCATCGCCGGACGCCGTCCCGACCTGCAGTGGCTGGACCGCGTCGTCTCCATGGTCGGCCTCTCCCAGCGCCTGGCCCACCGGCCCGGACAGCTCTCGGGCGGGCAGCAGCAGCGCGTCGCCGTGGCACGGGCCCTGGTCTCCCGCCCCGCGATCATCTTCGGCGACGAGCCCACCGGCAACCTCGACTCCCGCGCCGGGGCCGAGGTCCTCGGCTTCCTGCGCGACTCGGTGCGCGAGCTCGGCCAGACCGTGGTCATGGTCACCCACGACCCCGTCGCCGCCGGCTACGCCGACCGCGTGGTCTTCCTCTCCGACGGCCGGCTGGAGGACGAGATGGCCCACCCCACCCCGGACCGGGTCCTGGACCGGATGAAGGCGTTCGACGCGCGCTCCCGCACCAGCTGA
- a CDS encoding DUF6777 domain-containing protein, producing MATAVVLAFTVMGGNKAAGGEVFLQAASAAGPDPFTPSTAAASADSGVVPVAAAQPKGGAAGTRTLEVNGAYPGLYGGTRNLASCDVEKQIQFLTQHTDKGKAFATPLSIKQPEIPSYLRSLTPVRLGWDTRVTNHGYKNAAPTSYQAVLQAGTPVLVDDRGVPRVRCACGNPLAPPVAVKGKQTYSGKEWSSFQSSDLVAVKPAEQPVKTVTMFDHDRKGWYERSSGDVQGKHDHVVPPPKGQTPDSAYPVLPPPDSGSAERFPEKDKGRQHEKETDKGTQTGQNPEKGTNQVPEKGTNQVPHKERDKVPEKDRDKAPEKKPDQVPEKGTRVNPEEGTNQVPHKETDKVPEKDTDKAPEKKPDQVPEKGTRVNPEEGTDKVPEKGTNEVPKKETDKVPEKETDKVPQKETDKVPEKGTDKVPEKGTNEVPKKETDKVPEKGTNEVPKKETDKVPEKGTNEVPKNETDKVPEKGTNEVPKKETDKVPEKGTNEVPKKETDKVPEKGTNEVPKKETDKVPEKGTNEVPKNETDKVPEKGTGQNSEKESGQNPGKEQGNKEQGNNDQGNSEQGNSEQGGNDQGNSEQSG from the coding sequence ATGGCCACGGCGGTGGTACTCGCCTTCACCGTCATGGGCGGGAACAAGGCTGCCGGCGGAGAGGTCTTCCTGCAGGCTGCCTCGGCGGCCGGCCCGGACCCGTTCACCCCCTCGACGGCCGCGGCCTCCGCGGACTCCGGCGTCGTACCCGTGGCTGCTGCCCAGCCGAAGGGCGGCGCGGCCGGTACCCGCACCCTCGAGGTCAACGGCGCGTACCCGGGGCTCTACGGGGGCACGCGGAACCTCGCGAGCTGCGACGTCGAGAAGCAGATCCAGTTCCTGACCCAGCACACGGACAAGGGCAAGGCCTTCGCCACCCCCTTGAGCATCAAGCAGCCCGAGATCCCCTCCTACCTGCGGTCGCTGACTCCGGTCCGGCTCGGCTGGGACACCCGGGTCACCAACCACGGGTACAAGAACGCCGCGCCGACCAGCTATCAGGCGGTCCTGCAGGCCGGCACGCCCGTGCTGGTCGACGACCGCGGCGTACCTCGCGTCCGCTGTGCTTGCGGTAACCCGCTGGCCCCGCCTGTCGCCGTCAAGGGCAAGCAGACGTACAGCGGCAAGGAGTGGTCGTCGTTCCAGTCCTCCGACCTCGTTGCGGTCAAGCCCGCCGAGCAGCCGGTGAAGACGGTCACGATGTTCGATCACGACCGCAAGGGCTGGTACGAGCGGTCGAGCGGCGACGTGCAGGGCAAGCACGACCACGTCGTTCCGCCCCCGAAGGGCCAAACCCCCGACTCGGCGTACCCGGTCCTGCCCCCGCCCGATTCGGGATCAGCTGAGAGGTTCCCCGAGAAGGACAAGGGCAGGCAGCACGAAAAGGAAACGGACAAGGGGACCCAGACGGGCCAGAACCCCGAGAAGGGCACGAACCAGGTCCCTGAAAAGGGCACGAACCAGGTGCCGCACAAGGAGAGGGACAAGGTCCCCGAGAAGGACAGGGACAAGGCACCTGAGAAGAAGCCGGACCAGGTCCCTGAAAAGGGCACGCGCGTGAACCCTGAGGAGGGCACGAACCAGGTGCCTCACAAGGAGACGGACAAGGTCCCCGAGAAGGACACGGACAAGGCGCCCGAGAAGAAGCCGGACCAAGTCCCTGAAAAGGGCACGCGCGTGAACCCTGAGGAGGGCACGGACAAGGTTCCTGAGAAGGGTACGAACGAGGTCCCGAAGAAGGAGACCGACAAGGTCCCTGAGAAGGAGACCGACAAGGTTCCTCAGAAGGAGACGGACAAGGTTCCCGAGAAGGGGACGGACAAGGTCCCTGAGAAGGGTACGAACGAGGTCCCGAAGAAGGAGACGGACAAGGTTCCCGAGAAGGGTACGAACGAGGTCCCGAAGAAGGAGACGGACAAGGTTCCCGAGAAGGGTACGAACGAGGTCCCGAAGAACGAGACGGACAAGGTTCCCGAGAAGGGTACGAACGAGGTCCCGAAGAAGGAGACCGACAAGGTTCCCGAGAAGGGTACGAACGAGGTCCCGAAGAAGGAGACCGACAAGGTCCCTGAGAAGGGTACGAACGAGGTCCCGAAGAAGGAGACCGACAAGGTCCCTGAGAAGGGTACGAACGAGGTCCCGAAGAACGAGACCGACAAGGTCCCTGAGAAGGGGACCGGTCAGAACTCCGAGAAGGAGTCGGGCCAGAACCCTGGCAAGGAGCAGGGCAACAAGGAGCAGGGCAACAACGACCAAGGCAACAGCGAGCAGGGCAACAGCGAGCAAGGCGGCAACGACCAGGGCAACAGCGAGCAGTCCGGATGA
- a CDS encoding sugar ABC transporter substrate-binding protein — protein MNTYLGRVAVAVAASAITVSLTACGSTDEDADGRPGGSAVDDAIKVGLLLPEDQTARYEKFDKPLIEKEVAKFTRGKGKVVYANAKQDAAAQNAQVEAMIAHKVHVLIVDAVDAKAIAGSVKKAKDAGIPVIAYDRLAEGPIDAYTSFDNEDVGKVQGKALLDALGDKAKDGHIVMVNGSVTDPNAKLFKSGAHSVLDGKVNVGKEYDTVDWKPENANTNMAAALSALGKGKIIGVYSANDGMAGGIITALKAAGISNLPPVTGQDAELAGVQRIVAGEQYMTVYKRYAPEAAAAAEMAVALAKGEKIDGIINQIVNSPTTKGVPSVLVPGVALTRNNVKSTVVDDGVYTVDEICTDKLKAACEEIGLK, from the coding sequence GTGAACACATATCTGGGTCGAGTCGCCGTTGCAGTCGCTGCTTCCGCGATCACCGTCTCGCTCACTGCCTGCGGCAGCACGGACGAAGACGCCGACGGGAGACCCGGAGGGTCGGCCGTGGATGACGCGATCAAGGTCGGCCTCCTGCTTCCCGAGGATCAGACGGCGCGCTACGAGAAGTTCGACAAGCCGCTGATCGAGAAGGAAGTCGCCAAGTTCACGCGAGGCAAGGGCAAAGTGGTCTATGCCAACGCCAAGCAGGACGCGGCCGCCCAGAATGCCCAAGTCGAAGCGATGATTGCCCACAAGGTGCACGTCCTCATCGTCGACGCGGTGGACGCCAAGGCCATCGCCGGCTCGGTCAAGAAGGCCAAGGATGCGGGCATTCCGGTCATCGCCTACGACCGCCTGGCGGAAGGCCCGATCGACGCCTACACCTCCTTCGACAATGAAGACGTGGGCAAGGTCCAGGGCAAGGCGCTGCTGGACGCGCTGGGCGACAAGGCCAAGGACGGCCACATCGTCATGGTGAACGGCTCGGTCACCGACCCGAACGCCAAACTCTTCAAGTCCGGTGCGCACTCCGTCCTCGACGGCAAGGTGAATGTCGGCAAGGAGTACGACACCGTCGACTGGAAGCCGGAGAACGCCAATACCAACATGGCGGCCGCCCTGTCGGCGCTGGGCAAGGGGAAGATCATCGGCGTCTACTCCGCCAACGACGGAATGGCCGGCGGCATCATCACCGCCCTCAAGGCGGCCGGAATCTCCAACCTGCCCCCGGTCACGGGTCAGGACGCCGAACTGGCCGGTGTGCAGCGGATCGTCGCGGGCGAGCAGTACATGACCGTCTACAAGCGGTACGCGCCGGAGGCTGCGGCCGCCGCGGAGATGGCCGTCGCCCTCGCCAAGGGCGAGAAGATCGACGGAATCATCAACCAGATCGTCAACAGCCCGACCACGAAGGGCGTGCCATCGGTCCTCGTCCCGGGCGTCGCGCTGACCAGGAACAACGTGAAGTCCACCGTGGTCGACGACGGCGTCTACACGGTCGACGAGATCTGCACCGACAAGCTCAAGGCCGCGTGTGAAGAGATCGGCCTGAAGTAG
- a CDS encoding ABC transporter permease — protein MLRTALRNVLAYKARLAMTVLAVCLGVAFVCGTLVFAESSAAAYRAAASKNFADIAVTVTPKDSPPGAADDKTGALDDALVRKLAGIPGVAAARPAADGSATLNGADGAPLRAGKAWANLAGAYVPGEDGKDSRHPLVKGHAPRNGDEVAVDSGTAAAGGFGIGDTLTLATDGPVMKKRLVGIVTTQDTRVTAGGTLVLFDKATAQQLFASPGRYTSIDLSAAPGTDRFTLSERVTSVLPADRAEAVSGAAQAAQQATYLDTLTRGYQKMPMIFAGVSLFIGSFLIVNTFTMLVSRRTREIALLRAIGSSRRQVVRSILWEAFLVGLAASAAGFLLGLGIASVLPDILSTSQDALPRGPLVIGPLPVVAALGVGVGVTVLAAWLPSRKAAKVAPLEALRSAEQPPTATATASRVRGAVGLALLAVGAGLLVSLMGAKDASVENLQNAMFGCALLVVAMIVLAPLLAAPVIRLSGRLTGRFGITGHLARENALRDPRRTAATASALMISTALVSGLAVIGNSSGQALDRQAAAGLGADYVISSRTTMTSIDPAAEKRVAGTPGVKTAAAVADSVVFTVGGGVQGIAGVDPGTVHAVMKLDFLSGSLEDLGPGRIAVSGTTAREQHLRTGSRLVARIGRSQELEQYTVVGVYEDNPTAGEVLGDRTEVQQHGFKTGTIQRILVRTDSGAVSAATEARLRTAVGNSPLVQVKDRKELVQEAAGSLGNLLTLMYGLLAIGAVISALGIVNTLAMSVSERTREIGVLRAIGMDRSGIRRMIRLESVTVAAFGTLLGLAGGLFGAWTVGALANGAMTQYSLALPWGTLLLVCLLSLTIGAIAAAVPARRAAALSPLEAVAEM, from the coding sequence ATGCTGAGAACAGCCCTGCGCAACGTCCTCGCGTACAAGGCCCGTCTGGCCATGACCGTCCTCGCGGTCTGCCTGGGTGTCGCGTTCGTCTGCGGCACCCTCGTCTTCGCGGAGTCCTCCGCCGCGGCCTACCGCGCCGCCGCGTCGAAGAACTTCGCGGACATCGCGGTCACCGTGACCCCGAAGGACTCCCCGCCAGGGGCCGCGGACGACAAGACCGGAGCACTCGACGACGCGCTCGTACGGAAGCTGGCCGGGATACCCGGTGTCGCCGCCGCACGGCCCGCCGCCGACGGCTCGGCGACCCTGAACGGCGCGGACGGCGCTCCGCTGCGCGCCGGCAAGGCGTGGGCGAACCTGGCCGGCGCCTACGTACCGGGCGAGGACGGCAAGGACAGCCGCCATCCGCTGGTCAAGGGCCACGCCCCCCGGAACGGCGACGAAGTCGCCGTGGACAGCGGCACCGCCGCCGCAGGCGGGTTCGGCATCGGCGACACCCTCACGCTGGCCACCGACGGCCCGGTCATGAAGAAGCGGCTCGTGGGCATCGTCACCACCCAGGACACCCGGGTGACCGCGGGCGGCACCCTCGTCCTGTTCGACAAGGCGACCGCCCAGCAACTGTTCGCGTCCCCGGGCCGGTACACCTCCATCGACCTGTCCGCCGCGCCCGGCACCGACCGGTTCACGCTCTCCGAGCGGGTCACCTCCGTGCTCCCGGCCGACCGGGCCGAGGCCGTCAGCGGCGCCGCCCAGGCCGCGCAGCAGGCCACGTACCTCGACACGCTGACCCGGGGCTACCAGAAGATGCCGATGATCTTCGCCGGGGTCTCGCTGTTCATCGGCTCGTTCCTCATCGTCAACACCTTCACCATGCTCGTCTCCCGGCGCACCCGGGAGATCGCCCTGCTGCGGGCGATCGGCTCCTCGCGCCGCCAGGTGGTCCGCTCCATCCTCTGGGAGGCGTTCCTGGTCGGCCTCGCCGCGTCGGCGGCAGGGTTCCTGCTCGGCCTCGGCATCGCCTCCGTACTGCCCGACATCCTGAGCACCTCGCAGGACGCGCTGCCCCGCGGCCCCCTGGTGATCGGTCCGCTGCCCGTCGTGGCAGCGCTCGGCGTGGGCGTGGGCGTCACGGTGCTCGCCGCATGGCTGCCGTCCCGCAAGGCGGCGAAGGTCGCGCCCCTCGAGGCGCTGCGCTCGGCGGAGCAGCCGCCCACCGCCACCGCCACCGCATCCCGGGTCCGCGGTGCGGTGGGGCTGGCCCTGCTCGCCGTCGGCGCCGGGCTGCTGGTCTCGCTGATGGGGGCGAAGGACGCCTCGGTGGAGAACCTGCAGAACGCGATGTTCGGCTGCGCCCTTCTCGTCGTCGCCATGATCGTGCTGGCGCCGCTGCTCGCCGCCCCCGTGATCCGGCTGAGCGGACGGCTGACCGGCCGCTTCGGGATCACCGGACACCTCGCCCGCGAGAACGCGCTGCGTGACCCGCGGCGTACCGCGGCCACCGCCTCCGCCCTGATGATCAGTACGGCGCTGGTCTCCGGGCTCGCCGTCATCGGCAACTCCAGCGGACAGGCCCTCGACCGGCAGGCCGCAGCCGGCCTCGGGGCCGACTACGTGATCAGCAGCCGGACGACGATGACGTCCATCGACCCGGCCGCCGAGAAGCGGGTGGCCGGCACTCCCGGGGTGAAGACGGCGGCCGCCGTCGCGGACTCCGTCGTGTTCACCGTCGGCGGCGGTGTCCAGGGGATCGCCGGCGTCGACCCCGGCACCGTGCACGCCGTCATGAAGCTCGACTTCCTCAGCGGCTCACTGGAAGACCTCGGGCCGGGCCGGATCGCCGTCTCCGGCACCACCGCCCGCGAACAGCACCTGAGAACCGGCAGCCGGCTCGTCGCCCGCATCGGCCGCAGCCAGGAGCTCGAGCAGTACACCGTCGTCGGCGTCTACGAGGACAACCCCACCGCCGGGGAGGTACTGGGTGACCGCACCGAGGTCCAGCAGCACGGCTTCAAGACCGGCACCATCCAGCGGATCCTCGTCCGCACCGACAGCGGCGCCGTCTCCGCGGCCACGGAGGCCCGGCTGCGCACCGCCGTGGGCAACAGCCCGCTGGTACAGGTGAAGGACCGCAAGGAACTCGTCCAGGAGGCCGCCGGCTCCCTGGGCAACCTGCTGACCCTGATGTACGGGCTGCTCGCCATCGGCGCCGTCATCTCCGCACTCGGCATCGTCAACACCCTCGCCATGTCGGTTTCGGAACGCACCCGGGAGATCGGCGTACTGCGCGCCATAGGCATGGACCGCAGCGGTATCCGGCGGATGATCCGCCTGGAGTCGGTGACCGTCGCCGCCTTCGGCACGCTCCTGGGCCTGGCGGGCGGGCTGTTCGGAGCCTGGACGGTCGGCGCTCTGGCCAACGGCGCGATGACGCAGTACTCCTTGGCCCTGCCCTGGGGGACGCTGCTCCTCGTGTGCCTCCTGTCCCTCACGATCGGCGCGATCGCGGCAGCCGTCCCGGCCCGCCGAGCCGCCGCCCTGAGCCCGCTGGAGGCCGTGGCGGAGATGTGA